From one Bacillota bacterium genomic stretch:
- a CDS encoding aldo/keto reductase, with protein MQYRKFGRHGFSVSALGFGCMRFPVESVESVETASDGSETGTAPRINEDEAIAMLRYAISQGVNYIDTAYRYHEGQSEVLVGKALSGGLRKTVRLATKSPVWLCKDHGDFDRYLDEQLAKLDTDYIDFYLLHSLSKETWSKAKDLGVMAFLDRALADGRVKYAGFSFHDSLALFKEIVDSYDWSLAQIHYNYVDDNYQAGTEGMEYAASKGLAVIVMEPLRGGRLTKVVPEDVKAVWDAAPVRRTPAEWGLRWVWNHPEVTVILSGMSTMDQVRENVRIAEDAFPNSLTEAELDLIAKVRAIYKKRIRVSCSECRYCMPCPNSVHIPDILSLYNDAFMYGTLSDSLRMYDTLKKAGCDASACVECGACEEVCPQHLGIPQHLKEIHRFFTSGGAGQDAGGNERLGTLGTR; from the coding sequence GTGCAGTACAGGAAGTTCGGACGTCACGGCTTCTCCGTTTCCGCACTGGGATTCGGGTGCATGAGGTTTCCCGTCGAGAGCGTCGAGAGCGTGGAGACGGCCTCGGACGGGTCGGAGACCGGCACCGCTCCTCGGATCAATGAGGATGAGGCCATCGCCATGCTCCGATACGCAATCAGCCAAGGCGTCAACTACATAGATACCGCCTACAGGTACCACGAGGGCCAGTCGGAAGTCCTCGTCGGCAAGGCGCTGTCCGGAGGGCTCCGAAAGACGGTGAGGCTCGCCACCAAGTCCCCGGTTTGGCTGTGCAAGGACCATGGCGACTTCGACCGTTACCTCGATGAGCAGCTTGCCAAGCTGGACACGGACTACATCGATTTCTACTTGCTCCACTCCCTCTCCAAAGAGACGTGGTCAAAGGCGAAAGACTTGGGAGTCATGGCCTTCCTCGATCGCGCGCTCGCAGACGGACGCGTCAAGTACGCTGGCTTCTCCTTCCACGACAGTCTTGCGCTCTTCAAGGAGATCGTCGACTCCTACGACTGGAGCCTCGCGCAGATTCACTACAATTACGTAGACGACAATTACCAGGCCGGGACAGAGGGCATGGAATACGCCGCGTCGAAAGGCCTCGCCGTCATCGTGATGGAGCCTCTTCGAGGCGGCAGGCTGACGAAGGTGGTCCCGGAGGACGTCAAAGCCGTGTGGGACGCGGCTCCTGTGAGGCGGACTCCAGCGGAGTGGGGGCTTCGGTGGGTCTGGAACCATCCCGAAGTGACTGTCATCCTCAGCGGCATGAGCACCATGGATCAGGTCAGGGAGAACGTCCGCATCGCCGAGGATGCCTTCCCGAACTCGCTCACAGAGGCGGAGCTCGATCTCATCGCGAAGGTGCGGGCAATCTACAAGAAGAGAATCAGGGTCAGCTGCAGCGAGTGCCGCTACTGCATGCCATGCCCCAATAGCGTGCACATACCCGACATTCTCTCACTGTACAACGATGCGTTCATGTACGGCACCCTGAGCGACTCGCTGAGAATGTACGATACTCTGAAGAAGGCAGGATGCGACGCTTCAGCGTGCGTCGAGTGCGGGGCGTGCGAAGAGGTGTGCCCTCAACATCTCGGGATTCCGCAACATCTCAAGGAGATCCACCGGTTCTTCACAAGTGGAGGGGCAGGTCAAGACGCCGGAGGAAACGAGAGGTTGGGCACGTTGGGCACAAGGTAA
- a CDS encoding MerR family transcriptional regulator: protein MRPLRTSDIAKAAGIHVNTVRLYEELGFLPPVPRSANGYRMYSPDHLAQVLLVRTALRSTWLGGEIRRRALAAIRFAAAGDGRKAVEQARIHLELVRAERSRAEAAAQYLQRWARGALPAETLPRPLRIAQAARLLGVTADELRNWERNGLIRIPRDATSGYRLYGRMESDRLLVIRALRRARYSMMSILRMLRRLDTGQRERLVEVLDSVPPDEEDVFHSTDRWLSKTREIEECAKEMIARLERLEGTSCDTGDELASLGFETETPEFNCIDWEHGDVTLQMGGTAGAAGGTGGAGGTGGADGAGGAGAAGTAGGAGAAGAASRERAFRAFVSPYSLPCDVTAPLVCATTMDELEDAHITGNIVLLRSELAKEPLMPKNFPFYNPDDHQRIIRLLEQGRPAAIISATSRNPALAGGLYPFPIFEDGDFDIPSVYLTEEEGNELAMHVGEDVLLRFESRRVPSRGCNVIARKGGARSPRASRTCSWMWREVSRRTGLRVWPRPRRIWPAALTGSSVSAELNNVPHWNTEHVRSRARRRS, encoded by the coding sequence ATGAGACCCCTAAGGACATCTGACATCGCCAAAGCTGCGGGGATTCACGTCAACACGGTTCGGTTGTACGAAGAGCTCGGCTTCCTTCCGCCGGTGCCGAGAAGCGCTAACGGTTATCGCATGTACTCCCCGGACCATTTGGCACAGGTGCTCTTGGTCCGGACCGCCTTACGGAGCACCTGGCTTGGCGGAGAGATCCGCAGGCGCGCCCTGGCTGCGATCAGGTTTGCGGCAGCCGGGGACGGACGGAAGGCAGTGGAACAAGCTCGGATTCATCTGGAATTGGTGAGAGCCGAACGGAGCCGGGCTGAAGCGGCAGCTCAATACCTCCAGCGGTGGGCACGAGGGGCTCTCCCTGCGGAGACCCTGCCGCGTCCACTGCGCATCGCGCAGGCGGCTCGGCTGCTGGGTGTGACCGCTGATGAGCTCAGAAACTGGGAGCGAAACGGCCTCATCCGGATCCCGCGCGATGCCACGAGCGGGTACCGACTCTACGGCAGGATGGAGTCGGACCGTCTGCTGGTCATCCGGGCGCTGCGTCGCGCCAGATACAGCATGATGTCCATCCTTCGCATGCTGCGACGGTTGGACACGGGACAGCGAGAGCGGCTCGTTGAGGTTCTGGACAGTGTCCCTCCGGATGAAGAGGACGTCTTCCATTCGACAGACCGCTGGCTCTCAAAGACCCGGGAGATCGAGGAGTGTGCGAAGGAGATGATCGCCAGGCTCGAGAGGTTGGAGGGCACGTCTTGCGACACCGGGGACGAGTTGGCTTCTCTTGGCTTCGAGACCGAGACTCCCGAATTCAACTGCATCGATTGGGAACACGGAGACGTAACGTTGCAGATGGGAGGCACGGCAGGAGCGGCAGGCGGGACAGGCGGGGCAGGTGGGACAGGCGGGGCAGATGGGGCCGGCGGGGCAGGAGCTGCAGGAACTGCGGGCGGGGCAGGCGCGGCAGGCGCGGCGTCACGGGAGCGCGCGTTCCGGGCGTTCGTCAGCCCCTACTCGCTCCCGTGTGACGTGACCGCGCCGCTGGTTTGCGCGACCACCATGGACGAACTGGAGGACGCGCACATCACCGGCAACATAGTCCTCCTTCGTTCCGAACTTGCCAAGGAGCCACTGATGCCCAAGAACTTTCCCTTCTATAACCCGGATGACCACCAAAGGATCATTCGTCTCCTCGAGCAGGGACGCCCCGCCGCAATCATCTCTGCGACGTCAAGGAATCCCGCGCTGGCGGGCGGTCTTTATCCGTTCCCCATCTTCGAGGACGGCGATTTCGACATCCCATCGGTGTACCTGACCGAGGAAGAGGGGAACGAGCTCGCTATGCACGTCGGAGAGGACGTTCTGTTGAGGTTCGAGTCCAGACGCGTTCCTTCTCGAGGCTGCAACGTCATCGCCCGGAAAGGGGGTGCCCGATCACCCAGGGCCTCGCGGACCTGTTCCTGGATGTGGAGGGAAGTCTCTCGTAGGACGGGGTTGCGGGTTTGGCCCCGTCCGCGGCGGATCTGGCCGGCCGCATTAACGGGCTCATCCGTATCCGCCGAGCTGAACAACGTGCCGCACTGGAATACTGAACACGTGCGGTCGCGGGCACGCCGTCGGTCGTGA